From a single Vibrio chagasii genomic region:
- the fhuB gene encoding Fe(3+)-hydroxamate ABC transporter permease FhuB: MKSSGLMVGVALFLAALIHLWLGQSEFGSVVQLFQQVSQVSDIVTFNRMVDDSFELMALLNVNLPRLVMAILVGGTLGTIGSLFQQLTQNRMMSPLTLGTSSGAWLGLVILNVVAPMLVAQYSVWFALTGALLAMGLIVSIVGIKNMSGLPIVLAGMAVNLLLGAFATAIILLNDQYAQNLFIWGAGDLGQNGWEQVFWLIPKLLPIFAIFLLAPRVLTLLSIGTEGAAARGLNIGTTFFVLMAIGVWLVSVSITSVGVISFIGLIAPNIARHLGFLKAKSELIASCVLGALLLCVTDSLAIFLAQWSLDMIPTGTATAVIGAPALIIIARKQMSAQDQLFFSMPKGPRSISPLAYFLVGTMIFALLALSTMSQPASDMGYFVIPDSFEWSIRWPRMLTAIFAGGGLAVAGVILQRLVYNPLASPDILGVSAGAVLALIFSSLFMGYSIHSLSPWVAFLGSAVALCLLLLLGKKHQFAPSILILTGISLTAVLEALVQFSLTRVGEGKYTLLAWLAGSTYRVEPDTATIMALVTTVCIGIALLLSPWVTLIATGRQFASARGLNINIAYVALLCIVAVLCSMVTTTMGPVAFVGLLAPHIAAMVGARLVREQIILSFLIGAALMLFADWLGQVVVFPAQLAAGTLVSIIGGSYFIFLLLKSRRV; encoded by the coding sequence ATGAAATCCAGTGGTTTGATGGTGGGGGTGGCGCTATTTCTCGCTGCCCTTATTCATTTATGGCTAGGCCAGTCTGAATTTGGGTCTGTCGTTCAGTTGTTCCAGCAAGTTTCACAGGTCAGTGACATCGTGACATTCAATAGAATGGTTGATGATTCATTCGAGTTGATGGCGTTACTTAATGTCAATTTACCTCGTTTGGTGATGGCTATTCTGGTTGGTGGAACACTCGGCACTATCGGTAGTTTGTTCCAACAGTTAACGCAGAACCGCATGATGTCTCCGCTCACACTCGGTACTTCATCAGGTGCATGGCTTGGCTTGGTTATTCTGAATGTGGTCGCGCCGATGTTGGTCGCTCAATATTCAGTTTGGTTTGCACTGACAGGGGCGCTGCTTGCTATGGGGCTGATTGTCTCCATTGTTGGCATCAAAAACATGAGCGGTTTGCCGATTGTTTTGGCGGGCATGGCTGTTAACTTACTGCTCGGTGCATTTGCGACGGCGATTATTTTGCTTAATGACCAGTATGCGCAGAACTTGTTTATTTGGGGAGCTGGCGACCTTGGTCAGAATGGTTGGGAACAAGTGTTTTGGTTGATCCCTAAACTGCTGCCAATCTTTGCTATTTTCCTGTTGGCTCCGAGGGTTCTGACTCTGCTTTCGATTGGTACAGAAGGGGCTGCTGCACGTGGTCTTAATATCGGTACGACCTTCTTTGTACTAATGGCGATTGGCGTTTGGCTGGTTTCCGTGTCGATTACTTCGGTAGGGGTGATCAGCTTTATCGGTTTGATTGCGCCAAACATCGCGAGACATTTGGGCTTTTTAAAGGCGAAATCTGAACTCATCGCCAGCTGCGTGCTAGGAGCGTTGTTACTTTGTGTGACTGATAGCTTGGCGATTTTCTTGGCACAATGGTCATTGGATATGATTCCAACAGGAACGGCAACCGCGGTAATTGGTGCTCCAGCTTTGATCATTATTGCTCGTAAGCAGATGTCAGCTCAGGATCAGCTATTCTTCTCGATGCCTAAAGGGCCAAGGTCTATTTCACCTCTGGCTTATTTCTTAGTGGGTACGATGATCTTCGCTTTACTGGCGTTGAGTACAATGTCACAGCCTGCTTCTGATATGGGCTACTTTGTTATCCCAGATTCATTTGAATGGTCTATTCGTTGGCCTAGAATGTTAACCGCAATATTCGCTGGTGGCGGTTTGGCTGTGGCAGGTGTGATTTTACAAAGGTTGGTATACAACCCACTTGCCAGCCCTGACATTCTTGGTGTGTCAGCCGGTGCGGTTTTAGCCTTGATTTTCAGTAGCCTGTTTATGGGATACTCGATTCACTCATTAAGCCCGTGGGTAGCGTTTTTGGGCAGTGCAGTAGCACTGTGCTTGTTACTGCTACTTGGTAAAAAGCATCAGTTTGCACCTTCGATTCTCATTCTCACTGGTATCTCATTGACCGCCGTGTTGGAGGCTTTAGTGCAATTTTCTCTAACACGAGTCGGCGAGGGGAAATACACTTTATTGGCTTGGTTGGCAGGCTCTACGTATCGTGTTGAACCTGATACCGCGACGATCATGGCTTTAGTGACAACCGTTTGTATTGGCATTGCCTTACTGTTGAGCCCTTGGGTGACGCTAATTGCAACGGGTCGTCAATTCGCGAGTGCTAGAGGACTGAATATCAACATCGCCTATGTGGCTCTGTTGTGTATTGTCGCGGTTTTATGTTCGATGGTAACAACCACTATGGGGCCGGTCGCTTTTGTTGGTCTACTGGCTCCGCATATTGCCGCCATGGTTGGTGCTCGCTTGGTTCGAGAGCAGATCATCTTATCGTTTTTGATTGGTGCAGCACTAATGTTATTCGCTGACTGGTTAGGGCAAGTGGTGGTGTTCCCGGCTCAGCTTGCGGCAGGCACGTTGGTTTCTATTATAGGTGGAAGCTACTTCATCTTCTTGTTGCTGAAATCTCGAAGAGTGTGA
- a CDS encoding iron-siderophore ABC transporter substrate-binding protein, whose amino-acid sequence MNTTRVDSHFSKVTKLNKTLVFALLASALSFNAMADYQVEDSEGVKTLEAQPVRVAALNWDIAEQVIELGVTPVAVPDIAGYTDWVVQPAIPKGVADIGTRTEPNFSALKKLNPDVILIASPQKDLQERLSEIAPVLYYQTYSEQHSNAEAAIDNFKKIGQLLGKEEQASNKLAAMDERIVALKAELDKAYPGDKPKVTSFRFASTTSVSIYGDNSIPQYALEQLGFENAMELPASQWGISQKRMTELKKVKNGIALYFEPFPYQAKLDRSPIWQSMPFVRTEQFSPVAASWSYGGAMSILYNAEALAQSLLALAEH is encoded by the coding sequence ATGAATACAACACGTGTAGACTCCCATTTTTCTAAAGTGACAAAACTGAACAAGACACTGGTATTTGCGTTGTTGGCGAGCGCCTTATCGTTTAATGCGATGGCGGATTATCAAGTTGAAGATAGCGAAGGAGTGAAAACCCTAGAAGCTCAACCTGTTAGAGTGGCGGCGCTGAACTGGGACATTGCAGAGCAAGTGATCGAACTCGGTGTAACACCCGTCGCAGTACCTGATATTGCAGGGTATACCGATTGGGTTGTTCAACCCGCTATTCCTAAGGGGGTTGCGGATATCGGTACTCGAACTGAACCTAACTTTTCTGCACTTAAGAAACTCAACCCTGATGTGATTCTTATTGCTTCACCTCAAAAAGATTTGCAGGAGCGACTTTCTGAAATCGCGCCTGTGCTTTACTACCAGACATACAGTGAACAACACAGTAATGCTGAAGCTGCTATTGATAACTTCAAAAAAATAGGTCAATTGCTTGGCAAAGAAGAGCAAGCGAGCAACAAACTGGCTGCGATGGATGAACGTATTGTTGCCCTCAAAGCCGAACTAGACAAAGCGTATCCGGGTGACAAGCCGAAAGTGACTTCTTTCCGATTTGCAAGCACCACTTCGGTATCCATTTATGGTGATAACTCGATTCCACAATATGCGCTTGAGCAACTTGGCTTTGAAAATGCGATGGAGCTTCCTGCGAGCCAGTGGGGTATCAGTCAAAAGCGTATGACCGAACTTAAGAAGGTGAAGAATGGCATAGCGCTTTACTTTGAACCTTTCCCGTATCAAGCAAAGTTAGACAGATCTCCGATATGGCAAAGTATGCCTTTTGTTCGTACTGAACAATTTAGCCCTGTGGCAGCAAGTTGGAGCTACGGTGGTGCGATGTCGATCCTGTATAACGCGGAAGCCTTGGCACAATCATTATTGGCGCTAGCGGAGCATTAA
- a CDS encoding TonB-dependent siderophore receptor yields MTTHTRFKYSSLAVALLTALSAQAMAEETVPTADSNVETVTIMGKAYRNTATKSALEPEETPQGITVIDEEQLEQRGVQSLNQALRYAPGVVTENRGSSVAMFDSYSIRGFATNNVNYYDGLSLQFLNGWNLQPQLDPIAMQQVEIFKGPTSVLYGAMPPGGMVNMIAKAPQTEQSTKVGVATGSRNLQEASIDTTGQFGDSDFSYRLIALARKQDSQVDNAEEERYLIAPSVDWQATDSTLINFNLYYQNDPSMGINSAMPLDVLKASDPSVSMGDKNWSKFEREVLMVGYKINHEFNSNWTFLQNARYTDASLYQENTYHVSYDPSTPNQLDRYLYSTDESFKGFVIDNQLSGIIDVGSVEHNLLLGIDYQDLDGNVNYSSYSANGSGFSSFDPLNPNNDLLDRSDVTKTGEYLDDTTSSQLGFYVQDQIRLDALVLIAGARFDHYKSESDYYAHESDHKQFTYRLGGLYQFDNGLAPFASYATSFEPAPGVDKAGNEFDPENAQQAEIGVKYLSDDMSKEATVSLFHIVKQDMLMTDPTNVYGPRIQVGEVVSQGAELSGRWFATESFDIAAAYTYVDMEITEDSSNGLEGTTPIYVPEHTANVWANYNVFNGMLAGSRFSAGARYVGEMQMDASNTQGKVPSYTVVDLSVGYDLGAASDTLSGATANLAVNNIFNEEYYACYDQSNCWFGAEQSVELSVNYEF; encoded by the coding sequence ATGACCACTCACACTCGTTTTAAGTATTCATCACTAGCAGTTGCATTGCTGACTGCACTTTCAGCGCAAGCCATGGCGGAAGAGACCGTTCCTACGGCAGATTCGAATGTAGAAACAGTTACGATTATGGGTAAAGCCTATCGTAATACCGCGACTAAATCGGCACTTGAGCCTGAAGAAACGCCTCAAGGCATTACCGTTATTGATGAAGAACAGTTAGAGCAACGAGGTGTTCAATCTTTGAATCAAGCCCTTCGTTATGCACCGGGTGTTGTAACTGAAAACCGCGGTAGCTCGGTGGCAATGTTTGACTCGTACTCTATTCGTGGTTTCGCGACTAACAATGTTAACTACTACGATGGTCTGTCACTTCAATTCTTGAATGGTTGGAACCTACAACCGCAACTTGACCCGATTGCAATGCAGCAAGTAGAGATCTTCAAAGGACCTACCTCTGTACTTTATGGCGCTATGCCACCGGGTGGTATGGTCAACATGATCGCTAAAGCGCCACAAACGGAGCAGTCTACTAAAGTTGGCGTTGCGACAGGTTCACGTAATCTACAAGAAGCGTCGATTGATACTACTGGTCAGTTCGGCGACAGTGACTTTTCTTACCGTTTGATAGCACTTGCTCGTAAGCAAGATAGCCAAGTTGATAACGCAGAAGAAGAGCGTTACTTGATTGCTCCTTCTGTGGACTGGCAAGCAACGGACAGCACGTTAATCAACTTCAATCTGTACTACCAAAATGACCCTTCAATGGGTATCAACTCGGCAATGCCATTGGATGTGCTGAAAGCAAGTGATCCATCTGTTTCTATGGGTGACAAGAACTGGAGTAAATTTGAGCGTGAAGTTCTTATGGTCGGCTATAAGATCAACCATGAGTTCAATAGCAACTGGACATTCCTACAGAACGCTCGTTATACAGATGCCTCTTTATACCAAGAGAACACTTATCATGTGAGCTACGACCCAAGTACACCTAATCAGCTTGACCGTTACTTGTACTCTACCGATGAGAGCTTTAAAGGGTTTGTTATTGATAACCAATTGAGCGGTATTATCGATGTTGGTTCAGTAGAGCATAACTTGTTGCTTGGTATCGATTACCAAGATCTAGACGGTAATGTTAACTACTCATCTTACAGTGCGAATGGCAGCGGCTTTAGCAGCTTTGATCCATTGAATCCGAACAACGATCTACTAGACCGTAGTGACGTGACTAAAACCGGTGAATACTTAGATGACACAACGTCAAGCCAGCTTGGTTTCTACGTTCAAGACCAAATTCGTCTGGATGCGTTAGTGCTGATTGCTGGTGCGCGATTCGATCACTACAAGTCTGAAAGTGATTACTACGCACATGAATCCGATCACAAGCAGTTCACTTACCGTTTAGGTGGTTTGTATCAGTTTGATAATGGATTAGCACCATTCGCAAGTTATGCGACGAGCTTTGAACCAGCTCCAGGTGTCGATAAAGCGGGTAACGAATTCGATCCAGAGAATGCTCAACAAGCAGAGATTGGTGTGAAATACCTGTCTGATGATATGTCGAAGGAAGCGACAGTTTCTCTATTCCATATCGTTAAGCAAGATATGTTGATGACAGACCCAACTAACGTTTATGGCCCAAGAATCCAAGTGGGTGAAGTGGTATCGCAAGGTGCGGAACTATCAGGACGTTGGTTCGCGACAGAAAGCTTCGATATTGCGGCAGCATACACGTATGTTGATATGGAAATCACAGAAGACTCTAGTAACGGTTTAGAGGGTACTACACCGATCTATGTGCCTGAACATACGGCTAATGTGTGGGCTAACTACAACGTATTTAATGGTATGTTGGCTGGTTCTCGATTCAGTGCCGGCGCTCGTTACGTGGGTGAAATGCAAATGGATGCGAGCAACACGCAAGGTAAAGTTCCGTCTTACACGGTTGTTGATTTGTCGGTGGGTTATGATCTAGGTGCAGCAAGCGACACACTATCTGGTGCGACAGCTAACCTAGCCGTGAACAATATTTTCAACGAAGAATATTATGCGTGTTACGACCAATCTAACTGCTGGTTCGGTGCTGAGCAGTCTGTAGAGCTTAGCGTGAACTACGAGTTCTAA
- a CDS encoding AraC family transcriptional regulator translates to MNTPAFDRISRVLAYIHANLSSTLSLEDIAKQSCWSRWQLQRVFQAETGLTVANYVRELKLSQAAEELLDTKERVIDIALELGFNSEISFSRSFKQMFGSSPSQYRKAGKRTGLRKPIQVSDMLSSADNGPLSFVEVRIEERESFLVKGITSEISGLFSLTQDFAQKVPQLWSRLEGEVTLPDDNVYQFIGVVDLTQACFDGTNIHYWAGVELNDEISIPQLPSIISDKLEILNIPKQTYAVVKHCGPIENLRHTLSWFVLNWLPSSGYRGVDGYELEVYPLDYQTHAADAVMEYWVPIIKS, encoded by the coding sequence ATGAACACTCCTGCATTTGACCGTATCAGCCGTGTCTTGGCTTATATACATGCGAACCTCAGCTCGACATTATCTTTAGAGGATATTGCGAAACAGAGCTGTTGGTCTCGTTGGCAACTGCAAAGAGTGTTTCAAGCCGAAACTGGGCTCACTGTGGCGAACTACGTCAGAGAGCTTAAGTTAAGCCAAGCAGCTGAAGAACTGTTAGATACCAAAGAGCGAGTTATCGATATCGCGCTTGAACTGGGATTCAATTCAGAAATTAGCTTTAGCCGTTCGTTTAAGCAGATGTTTGGCTCCAGTCCGAGTCAGTACCGAAAAGCGGGCAAAAGAACGGGGCTTCGTAAACCGATACAAGTGTCTGACATGCTGAGCAGCGCTGATAATGGCCCGCTGAGCTTCGTTGAAGTCCGTATTGAGGAAAGAGAGTCGTTCCTAGTGAAAGGCATCACTTCTGAAATCAGTGGTCTGTTTTCGCTGACACAAGATTTTGCACAGAAAGTCCCTCAATTGTGGTCACGATTAGAAGGGGAAGTGACACTACCTGACGACAATGTCTATCAGTTCATTGGTGTGGTTGATCTCACTCAGGCTTGCTTTGATGGTACCAATATTCATTATTGGGCGGGAGTTGAACTGAATGATGAGATTTCAATTCCTCAATTGCCGAGCATTATCTCTGACAAGCTAGAGATCTTAAACATTCCAAAGCAAACCTATGCTGTGGTTAAACATTGTGGTCCGATTGAGAATCTTCGACATACTTTGAGTTGGTTTGTACTTAATTGGTTACCAAGTTCTGGTTATCGAGGTGTTGATGGCTACGAGCTTGAAGTATACCCACTCGATTATCAAACTCATGCAGCAGATGCAGTGATGGAGTACTGGGTTCCTATTATTAAATCGTAG
- a CDS encoding siderophore ferric iron reductase has protein sequence MLSQLHNIATRRRAPSLHQKIFAYSKQITPYLSGSYGSLSSKSIAITNDKSHIEIKRVYDGLAENHSEAGKAYWLTRTWDLVCWQPIYVTFVSIYGLHSLPDIKNIGQFRYKEFVTGYRFFNGDHQHGTPEELIPHAGQAILELTEFFRSQISEWTRIRPGFTNHLLADLLLGCLIKLQQREQSLTNEYITEQARLWLTACQLPENHLDSLKVDDTTGLLKLVRVSCCLVYKCDSRKYCDDCPRHPDNKKTA, from the coding sequence ATGCTTTCCCAGCTGCACAATATTGCCACTCGTCGTAGAGCTCCTTCTCTACACCAGAAAATCTTCGCTTATTCAAAACAGATTACCCCTTATTTAAGCGGCAGTTATGGTTCTCTGAGCAGCAAAAGTATCGCCATCACAAATGACAAAAGCCACATCGAGATAAAGCGCGTTTACGATGGCTTAGCGGAAAACCATTCCGAAGCAGGTAAAGCTTATTGGTTAACCCGAACCTGGGATTTAGTATGCTGGCAGCCAATCTACGTCACCTTCGTTTCTATCTATGGCCTTCATTCATTGCCAGATATCAAGAATATCGGTCAGTTTAGGTATAAAGAGTTCGTCACAGGATACCGCTTCTTTAATGGTGATCACCAACACGGTACACCAGAAGAGCTAATCCCACATGCGGGTCAAGCCATATTGGAACTCACAGAATTTTTTCGCAGCCAGATTAGTGAGTGGACACGCATTCGCCCGGGGTTTACCAACCATTTGCTCGCGGATCTACTGCTGGGTTGTTTGATCAAACTGCAACAGCGCGAACAAAGCCTGACTAATGAGTACATCACTGAGCAAGCAAGGCTATGGTTAACAGCGTGCCAACTACCAGAGAACCACTTAGACAGCCTCAAAGTCGACGATACAACAGGGTTGCTTAAGCTCGTTAGGGTCAGCTGTTGCTTAGTCTACAAGTGTGACTCTAGAAAATATTGCGACGATTGCCCTAGACACCCAGACAATAAGAAAACCGCTTAA
- a CDS encoding ABC transporter ATP-binding protein, with translation MFQLSSIKMVRDERTILSIDELSIPTNELTVVLGHNGSGKSTLVNLLSGQMAPDLGTVKLDGASISSFKSKDLAKKIAYLPQKLPASAGLTVEELVRLGRFPWRGAFGRWNSEDQSIIQQAMDRTGVAEFSQALADDLSGGERQRAWVSMLLAQQSPVLILDEPTSALDVHHQFQLMGLLSELNKKEDVGIIVILHDLNLALRYATHIVALKKGKIAFEGCADKLLNEQALSELYESPIRLIDHPVPAKTAASEKVAVVCE, from the coding sequence ATGTTTCAGCTTTCAAGTATAAAAATGGTCCGTGACGAACGCACTATTCTCTCAATTGACGAGCTTTCCATTCCAACCAATGAACTTACGGTCGTTCTTGGTCACAATGGTTCTGGTAAATCGACTCTGGTTAACTTGCTCTCTGGACAAATGGCACCAGATCTCGGCACAGTAAAGCTGGATGGCGCTTCCATCTCTTCTTTCAAAAGCAAAGACTTAGCCAAGAAGATTGCGTATTTACCTCAAAAGCTCCCTGCTTCGGCAGGCTTAACGGTCGAAGAATTGGTTCGTTTAGGACGTTTTCCTTGGCGAGGCGCGTTTGGTCGTTGGAACTCTGAAGATCAATCCATTATTCAACAAGCTATGGATAGAACAGGCGTTGCCGAGTTTTCACAAGCTTTAGCAGACGATTTATCCGGCGGTGAGCGCCAACGTGCATGGGTTTCAATGTTGCTCGCTCAACAGTCTCCAGTATTGATTCTCGACGAGCCAACATCCGCGCTAGATGTTCATCACCAGTTCCAATTGATGGGTTTGCTGTCTGAGCTTAATAAAAAAGAAGACGTTGGAATCATCGTCATTCTGCACGACTTGAATCTTGCTCTGCGTTACGCGACACACATAGTCGCTCTAAAGAAAGGTAAGATCGCCTTTGAAGGCTGCGCTGATAAGTTACTTAATGAACAGGCCTTATCTGAGCTTTATGAGTCCCCTATTCGACTGATCGACCATCCGGTTCCAGCTAAGACTGCAGCCAGTGAGAAAGTCGCCGTGGTTTGCGAATAG
- a CDS encoding multidrug effflux MFS transporter: MSRRFDFKSILLACLVISIGQLSMGLVFPSLPWIAKDFDVSLEQAQLLVSVYLLGFGPSQFVYGPISDALGRKKVLLSGLLLAMCGLLMIIFFSHSFTSMVLGRFLQGLGTGCCAVLARASTRDRFNGADLPLAMSYIAMVASITPLIAPVIGGFINFHFGWSMVFISLLGYVSLAWVVLAFKFKETVLQLSPIPSPKKMASQYKELLTSRYFMSFASIGWLNFSLMITTVSVMPFIMQNQIGMTSDEYAMWAVIPALGMLGGTSLCNRIRPMLGNKKTLLCTPVLHISAALWLFFCPLEPLYLMLGQFLMILGNGIALPCAQALVMLPYKKNAGAAAAMSGGGQMVVSSLVSMGLVKLGLGEAWHLSLVIALFTAITLLNILRGFSSQEARDAQLS, translated from the coding sequence ATGAGCCGTCGATTTGATTTTAAGTCGATCTTACTGGCGTGTTTGGTCATCAGTATCGGTCAACTCAGTATGGGTTTGGTGTTTCCTTCTTTACCCTGGATCGCTAAGGACTTTGATGTATCGCTAGAACAAGCCCAGTTGTTAGTGAGTGTCTACCTGCTAGGCTTCGGGCCTTCACAGTTTGTTTATGGTCCAATTTCAGATGCTTTGGGGCGTAAAAAGGTACTATTAAGTGGCTTACTACTCGCCATGTGTGGCTTGTTGATGATCATCTTCTTCAGCCATTCTTTTACCAGTATGGTATTGGGGCGATTCCTGCAGGGATTGGGCACGGGCTGTTGTGCTGTGCTGGCTCGCGCTTCCACACGAGATAGATTCAACGGTGCTGACTTACCATTAGCGATGTCTTACATTGCGATGGTTGCGTCGATTACACCTCTTATTGCCCCCGTCATTGGTGGCTTTATCAACTTCCACTTTGGCTGGAGTATGGTGTTTATCTCGCTACTTGGCTATGTCTCATTAGCTTGGGTCGTATTGGCGTTTAAATTCAAAGAAACGGTTTTACAGCTCTCGCCGATTCCCTCACCGAAGAAGATGGCATCGCAATACAAAGAGCTACTCACTTCTCGCTACTTTATGAGTTTTGCGAGCATTGGTTGGCTTAACTTTAGTCTCATGATCACCACTGTGTCGGTGATGCCATTTATTATGCAAAACCAGATCGGGATGACATCCGATGAATACGCGATGTGGGCGGTGATCCCAGCGTTAGGCATGCTTGGCGGGACAAGTTTGTGTAACCGTATCCGTCCAATGTTAGGTAACAAGAAAACACTGTTATGCACGCCTGTGTTACATATTTCGGCAGCGTTGTGGCTTTTCTTCTGCCCACTTGAGCCTCTCTATCTAATGCTCGGTCAGTTTTTGATGATACTTGGGAATGGCATCGCGTTACCTTGTGCACAAGCCTTGGTGATGTTGCCTTACAAAAAGAATGCAGGTGCAGCTGCTGCGATGTCTGGAGGCGGCCAAATGGTGGTGTCTTCGCTGGTAAGTATGGGGCTGGTTAAACTTGGTCTTGGCGAAGCGTGGCATCTGTCATTGGTCATCGCGTTATTCACCGCGATTACGTTATTGAATATTTTACGTGGCTTTAGTAGCCAAGAAGCCAGAGACGCTCAGCTTAGCTAG
- a CDS encoding PQQ-dependent sugar dehydrogenase, protein MNTYHRILTSALALVVSGPLASTTAFAWQAEKITDGLVIPWGLAYVDEGSMLITEKEGVIKHIDLKTGDQSTLFRLPNVWAKGQGGALDITFSPFEENKLYITYSKNIDDEGVTTLASADYQNGEVSNWQDVFVSESRTDTGRHFGSRITFDDSHLYFSIGDRGDRDNGQNTLTHAGSILRLNADGSTPSDNPFVNNDKVLNEIWSYGHRNPQGLFYDFPTKKLWSIEHGPRGGDEINLIKEGANYGWPVTSHGKEYWGPISVGDSETKEGIEAPKKVYIPSIAPGSLVVYQGDKFPELKGKLLAGALKLTHINVITVSEQGDATDEQRILENLGERIRDIETSPDGDIFFSTDNGNLYRLKR, encoded by the coding sequence ATGAACACTTATCACCGTATACTCACCTCAGCTTTGGCACTGGTTGTGTCTGGTCCCCTTGCCTCAACAACGGCTTTTGCTTGGCAAGCCGAGAAGATCACCGATGGACTCGTGATTCCATGGGGACTCGCCTATGTAGACGAAGGATCCATGCTAATCACAGAAAAAGAAGGTGTGATCAAACATATTGATTTGAAAACCGGTGACCAGAGCACGCTGTTCAGGCTTCCCAATGTGTGGGCAAAAGGTCAAGGTGGAGCGTTAGATATCACCTTTTCGCCCTTTGAAGAAAACAAACTCTATATCACTTACAGCAAAAACATCGATGATGAAGGTGTAACCACACTCGCTTCTGCTGATTACCAAAATGGTGAAGTGTCTAATTGGCAAGATGTATTCGTTTCAGAATCGAGAACCGACACTGGACGTCACTTTGGCAGTCGCATTACTTTCGATGATAGCCACCTCTACTTTTCGATTGGCGACCGTGGTGATCGAGATAACGGGCAAAATACCTTAACTCATGCAGGTTCAATATTGCGCTTGAATGCTGACGGAAGCACACCAAGCGATAACCCATTTGTAAACAACGACAAGGTTCTCAACGAAATCTGGAGCTATGGCCACCGAAACCCGCAAGGACTGTTCTACGACTTTCCTACTAAAAAGCTGTGGTCGATTGAGCATGGCCCACGTGGTGGTGATGAAATTAACCTAATAAAAGAGGGAGCCAACTACGGATGGCCTGTCACATCACATGGTAAGGAGTATTGGGGGCCAATCAGCGTTGGTGATTCGGAAACCAAAGAAGGCATCGAAGCGCCTAAAAAGGTCTACATTCCCTCAATCGCACCTGGCAGCCTAGTGGTTTATCAAGGTGATAAGTTCCCAGAGCTCAAAGGAAAACTATTAGCAGGTGCACTTAAACTTACCCATATCAATGTGATAACGGTGAGTGAGCAAGGTGATGCGACGGACGAGCAACGTATTCTAGAAAACCTAGGCGAAAGAATCAGAGACATCGAAACCTCGCCAGATGGGGACATCTTCTTTAGCACTGACAATGGCAACCTTTACCGCCTTAAAAGGTAG
- a CDS encoding cold-shock protein, whose product MSNTVTGTVKWFNETKGFGFIQQENGPDVFAHFSAITGEGFKTLAEGQKVEFVVSQGQKGPQADSIKVL is encoded by the coding sequence ATGTCTAACACAGTTACTGGTACAGTAAAATGGTTCAACGAAACTAAAGGCTTCGGTTTCATTCAACAAGAAAACGGTCCAGACGTATTTGCACACTTCTCTGCAATCACTGGCGAAGGTTTCAAAACTCTTGCTGAAGGCCAAAAAGTTGAGTTCGTAGTATCTCAAGGTCAAAAAGGCCCACAAGCTGACAGCATCAAAGTACTTTAA
- a CDS encoding YaeQ family protein, with the protein MALKPTIYKFRISLTDMNRDYYDSFNLTIAQHPSETEQRMMARIMAFCINASPELQFTKGLSTIEEPDLWQKSLDDQILEWIDVGEPDAERVKKATRLSKSVRVFSFNTKSNVWWEQNKGKFGYLKAQIVRLDNDGIEQLAAMTERTMDLSVMLTGNSAFVNSDTQSAEITWEELQSND; encoded by the coding sequence ATGGCTCTTAAACCGACAATCTACAAGTTTCGTATCTCTTTAACTGATATGAACCGCGACTATTACGACTCTTTTAATCTAACGATTGCACAGCACCCTTCTGAAACAGAACAGCGTATGATGGCTCGCATCATGGCATTTTGTATCAATGCTTCACCGGAGCTTCAATTTACTAAAGGGTTGTCGACTATCGAAGAACCTGATTTGTGGCAGAAGTCTTTAGATGACCAGATCCTTGAGTGGATCGATGTGGGCGAACCTGACGCAGAACGTGTTAAGAAAGCCACTCGCCTATCAAAGTCTGTTCGAGTGTTCAGCTTCAACACTAAATCAAACGTTTGGTGGGAGCAGAACAAAGGTAAATTCGGTTACCTGAAAGCCCAAATTGTTCGTCTAGACAACGATGGTATTGAGCAATTAGCCGCAATGACTGAGCGCACCATGGACCTTTCAGTTATGCTGACGGGTAACTCTGCATTCGTTAATAGCGATACACAATCAGCAGAAATTACGTGGGAAGAGCTACAGAGTAATGACTGA